The following proteins are co-located in the Doryrhamphus excisus isolate RoL2022-K1 chromosome 15, RoL_Dexc_1.0, whole genome shotgun sequence genome:
- the farsa gene encoding phenylalanine--tRNA ligase alpha subunit yields the protein MADTSVVETLLQLVEKVDDGVDSLNVASSLGVDHQVVVGAVKSLQALGEIISAELRSSKHWELTVEGKEIAEQGSHEARVFNSIPLEGLAQSDLMNLSFGKIGFSKAMSNKWIRLDKGHEGGPRIFRTMENIEDQVREKLLLVQKGDATNLEEKEKNELKKRKLLTEVTVKSYWIAKGTSFSTTVTKQETELTPDMIATGSWKEKNFKPYNFEAMGVAPDSGHLHPLMKVRTQFRQIFLEMGFTEMPTNNFIESSFWNFDSLFQPQQHPARDQHDTFFLSDPALARELPQDYLERVKRVHTEGGFGSQGYKYDWKIEEAQKNILRTHTTAVSARMLYKLAQQEKFTPVKYFSIDRVFRNETLDATHLAEFHQIEGVVADYRLTLGDLMGILHQFFTKLGITKLRFKPAYNPYTEPSMEVFSYHEGLKKWVEVGNSGVFRPEMLLPMGLPEDVSVIAWGLSLERPTMIKYGINNIRELVGHKINLQMVYDSPICRLES from the exons ATGGCTGACACGAGTGTGGTGGAGACGTTGCTTCAGCTCGTTGAGAAGGTGGACGACGGCGTGGACAGCCTAAATGTGGCGTCTAGCCTCGGAGTGGACCACCAGGTCGTCGTGGGAGCCGTGAAGAGTCTGCAGGCTCTCGGCGAA ATCATCTCAGCTGAGTTGCGTTCCTCCAAACACTGGGAGCTGACAGTTGAGGGCAAAGAAATTGCTGAGCAAGGCAGTCATGAAGCCCGGGTCTTCAACTCCATCCCGCTGGAGGGTCTGGCACAAAGTGACCTAATG AACTTGTCCTTCGGAAAGATTGGCTTCAGCAAAGCCATGTCCAACAAGTGGATCCGATTGGACAAAGGACATGAAGGCGGCCCCAGAATATTCAGAACC ATGGAGAACATAGAGGACCAGGTGAGAGAGAAACTGCTTCTGGTTCAAAAAGGGGACGCCACAAACCTggaagagaaagaaaagaaCGAGCTGAAGAAGCGCAAACTTCTCACTGAGGT GACGGTAAAGTCCTACTGGATCGCAAAAGGAACCTCCTTCAGCACCACTGTCACCAAACAGGAGACGGAGCTCACACCCGACATGATTGCCAC CGGCagttggaaagagaaaaacttcaAACCGTACAACTTTGAGGCAATGGGTGTGGCTCCAGACAGCGGACACCTGCATCCGTTGATGAAAGTGCGAACGCAGTTCAGACAGATCTTCCTGGAGATGGG tttcACAGAGATGCCAACCAACAACTTCATAGAGAGCTCCTTCTGGAACTTTGACTCCCTCTTTCAGCCGCAGCAGCACCCGGCTAGAGACCAGCATGACACCTTCTTCCTGTCAG ACCCTGCACTTGCCCGTGAGTTGCCACAAGACTACTTGGAGAGAGTGAAGAGGGTCCACACAGAGGGGGGGTTCGGTTCACAAGG GTACAAATACGACTGGAAGATTGAGGAAGCACAGAAGAACATCCTTCGTACGCACACCACAGCAGTCAGCGCACGCATGCTGTATAAACTTGCACAACAG gagAAATTCACCCCCGTCAAGTACTTCTCCATCGACCGGGTGTTCAGGAATGAGACTTTAGATGCCACCCATCTAGCCGAGTTCCACCAGATAGAAGGCGTGGTGGCGGACTACAGGCTCACTCTAGGGGACCTCATGGGCATCCTGCATCAGTTCTTCACCAAGCTGG GAATCACAAAGCTACGTTTCAAACCCGCATACAACCCCTACACAGAGCCCAGTATGGAGGTGTTCAGCTATCATGAAG GTCTAAAAAAGTGGGTGGAAGTGGGGAACTCTGGCGTCTTCAGACCAGAGATGCTGCTACCGATGGGCCTCCCTGAGGATGTATCGGTTATTGCATGGGGGCTTTCTCTGGAAAG ACCCACCATGATCAAATACGGCATAAACAACATCAGAGAGCTGGTGGGACACAAGATCAACCTACAGATGGTCTACGACAGCCCCATTTGTCGACTCGAGTCCTGA